From one Lycium barbarum isolate Lr01 chromosome 6, ASM1917538v2, whole genome shotgun sequence genomic stretch:
- the LOC132600783 gene encoding two-component response regulator ORR26-like isoform X2 has translation MRILVVDDGVVATILRTCNYQVTTVKYPMDALSTLSLKGDSFDLVVTNVHVPDMNGFDFPQVITQGFELPVVSDNKDGSKLKGLKKVKVEWTTSLHHKFLVAIIEIGLDKVTPLKILDHMKVPGLTRDNVASHLQRYRIFLQRVTDSFCKTQAADKKLASKAVQENCGLDEQFFENTRNPSSSLHTSTGYLTGNLQHLKNKGKEVDAVLDPVCNSSVFHNINATQQAQRIGDLRTSFMNQGNVQPHQLNNEDEMSVNFDRGINQDMEEKDPLQ, from the exons ATGAGGATTTTGGTGGTGGATGATGGTGTTGTTGCTACGATACTAAGGACCTGTAACTACCAAG TTACGACTGTCAAATATCCAATGGATGCTTTGTCTACACTTTCGCTCAAAGGCGATTCTTTTGATCTCGTTGTCACCAATGTGCACGTGCCTGATATGAATGGCTTTGATTTCCCACAAGTGATAACCCAAGGATTTGAGCTACCTGTTGTGT CTGATAACAAAGATGGTTCCAAATTGAAAGGACTAAAAAAGGTTAAGGTTGAGTGGACAACGTCACTTCACCACAAATTCCTGGTAGCCATCATAGAGATTGGGTTAGACA AAGTTACGCCATTGAAGATTCTTGATCACATGAAAGTCCCTGGATTGACTAGAGACAATGTAGCCAGCCATCTGCAG AGATATCGTATTTTCTTGCAACGAGTCACTGATTCATTCTGTAAAACCCAAGCTGCTGACAAAAAATTAGCCAGTAAGGCTGTTCAAGAGAATTGTGGACTGGATGAACAGTTCTTTGAAAACACTCGTAACCCTAGCTCATCGCTTCACACTTCAACAGGTTATCTGACAGGCAATCTACAACATCTGAAGAATAA GGGGAAAGAAGTTGATGCTGTGCTCGATCCAGTTTGCAACTCTTCTGTGTTTCACAACATTAATGCTACGCAGCAAGCACAACGCATTGGTGATCTTAGAACTTCTTTCATGAATCAAGGGAATGTTCAACCTCATCAG CTAAACAATGAAGATGAGATGAGTGTCAACTTCGATCGTGGTATTAATCAGGACATGGAGGAGAAGGACCCTTTGCAATGA
- the LOC132643802 gene encoding uncharacterized protein LOC132643802 yields the protein MISRYVLFRFIDISPGTSLEGDLRDKLNGKKAGKLTKCNVNVGGKAQVGDCADQQALVENSVLRAEVECNSVWCVSKSWVALISTLNLSRLWFDHFGSTIKNYSLSSLLYDYVSEAFDLDYPMERDRTRLEVVGSVGGLKFKKLPTATLMSFTSMSDCVSKPYAYMYDFGYDELHDDYKRSTDAIHRGVMSNKLGDEPSMLLNGKLHWRSSWDIISVDLVDGKWGKMEQPCYAKGDFNSKFGILGSDLSM from the exons ATGATCTCTCGTTATGTTTTATTTCGCTTCATTGATATATCGCCAG GTACTTCCTTGGAAGGTGATTTAAGGGATAAACTGAATGGCAAGAAGGCTGGTAAATTAACAAAATGTAATGTGAATGTTGGTGGAAAAGCTCAAGTTGGTGATTGCGCTGATCAACAAGCTTTGGTCGAAAATTCGGTGTTACGAGCAGAGGTGGAGTGTAATTCTGTCTG GTGTGTTTCAAAATCTTGGGTTGCTTTAATCTCTACCCTGAATTTATCGAGACTGTGGTTTGATCATTTTGGGAGCACTATTAAGAACTATTCCCTTAGTTCTTTACTTTACGACTATGTTAGTGAGGCATTCGACTTGGATTATCCTATGGAAAGAGACCGAACACGTCTTGAGGTTGTCGGTTCTGTCGGTGGATTG AAGTTCAAGAAATTGCCTACAGCTACATTGATGTCGTTTACATCGATGTCAGATTGTGTATCAAAACCTTATGCATACATGTATGATTTTGGGTATGATGAGCTTCATGATGATTATAAG AGAAGTACCGATGCTATTCATAGAGGGGTGATGTCGAATAAGCTGGGTGATGAGCCAAGTATGCTTTTGAATGGGAAGCTTCATTGGCGTAGTAGTTGGGACATCATATCTGTTGATCTGGTTGACGGAAAATGGGGAAAGATGGAGCAACCCTGCTATGCAAAGGGAGATTTTAATTCtaagtttggaattttgggaaGCGATCTTTCTATGTAG
- the LOC132600783 gene encoding putative two-component response regulator ARR21 isoform X3, with translation MDALSTLSLKGDSFDLVVTNVHVPDMNGFDFPQVITQGFELPVVLNSADNKDGSKLKGLKKVKVEWTTSLHHKFLVAIIEIGLDKVTPLKILDHMKVPGLTRDNVASHLQRYRIFLQRVTDSFCKTQAADKKLASKAVQENCGLDEQFFENTRNPSSSLHTSTGYLTGNLQHLKNKGKEVDAVLDPVCNSSVFHNINATQQAQRIGDLRTSFMNQGNVQPHQLNNEDEMSVNFDRGINQDMEEKDPLQ, from the exons ATGGATGCTTTGTCTACACTTTCGCTCAAAGGCGATTCTTTTGATCTCGTTGTCACCAATGTGCACGTGCCTGATATGAATGGCTTTGATTTCCCACAAGTGATAACCCAAGGATTTGAGCTACCTGTTGTGT TGAACTCAGCTGATAACAAAGATGGTTCCAAATTGAAAGGACTAAAAAAGGTTAAGGTTGAGTGGACAACGTCACTTCACCACAAATTCCTGGTAGCCATCATAGAGATTGGGTTAGACA AAGTTACGCCATTGAAGATTCTTGATCACATGAAAGTCCCTGGATTGACTAGAGACAATGTAGCCAGCCATCTGCAG AGATATCGTATTTTCTTGCAACGAGTCACTGATTCATTCTGTAAAACCCAAGCTGCTGACAAAAAATTAGCCAGTAAGGCTGTTCAAGAGAATTGTGGACTGGATGAACAGTTCTTTGAAAACACTCGTAACCCTAGCTCATCGCTTCACACTTCAACAGGTTATCTGACAGGCAATCTACAACATCTGAAGAATAA GGGGAAAGAAGTTGATGCTGTGCTCGATCCAGTTTGCAACTCTTCTGTGTTTCACAACATTAATGCTACGCAGCAAGCACAACGCATTGGTGATCTTAGAACTTCTTTCATGAATCAAGGGAATGTTCAACCTCATCAG CTAAACAATGAAGATGAGATGAGTGTCAACTTCGATCGTGGTATTAATCAGGACATGGAGGAGAAGGACCCTTTGCAATGA
- the LOC132600783 gene encoding putative two-component response regulator ARR21 isoform X1 yields MRILVVDDGVVATILRTCNYQVTTVKYPMDALSTLSLKGDSFDLVVTNVHVPDMNGFDFPQVITQGFELPVVLNSADNKDGSKLKGLKKVKVEWTTSLHHKFLVAIIEIGLDKVTPLKILDHMKVPGLTRDNVASHLQRYRIFLQRVTDSFCKTQAADKKLASKAVQENCGLDEQFFENTRNPSSSLHTSTGYLTGNLQHLKNKGKEVDAVLDPVCNSSVFHNINATQQAQRIGDLRTSFMNQGNVQPHQLNNEDEMSVNFDRGINQDMEEKDPLQ; encoded by the exons ATGAGGATTTTGGTGGTGGATGATGGTGTTGTTGCTACGATACTAAGGACCTGTAACTACCAAG TTACGACTGTCAAATATCCAATGGATGCTTTGTCTACACTTTCGCTCAAAGGCGATTCTTTTGATCTCGTTGTCACCAATGTGCACGTGCCTGATATGAATGGCTTTGATTTCCCACAAGTGATAACCCAAGGATTTGAGCTACCTGTTGTGT TGAACTCAGCTGATAACAAAGATGGTTCCAAATTGAAAGGACTAAAAAAGGTTAAGGTTGAGTGGACAACGTCACTTCACCACAAATTCCTGGTAGCCATCATAGAGATTGGGTTAGACA AAGTTACGCCATTGAAGATTCTTGATCACATGAAAGTCCCTGGATTGACTAGAGACAATGTAGCCAGCCATCTGCAG AGATATCGTATTTTCTTGCAACGAGTCACTGATTCATTCTGTAAAACCCAAGCTGCTGACAAAAAATTAGCCAGTAAGGCTGTTCAAGAGAATTGTGGACTGGATGAACAGTTCTTTGAAAACACTCGTAACCCTAGCTCATCGCTTCACACTTCAACAGGTTATCTGACAGGCAATCTACAACATCTGAAGAATAA GGGGAAAGAAGTTGATGCTGTGCTCGATCCAGTTTGCAACTCTTCTGTGTTTCACAACATTAATGCTACGCAGCAAGCACAACGCATTGGTGATCTTAGAACTTCTTTCATGAATCAAGGGAATGTTCAACCTCATCAG CTAAACAATGAAGATGAGATGAGTGTCAACTTCGATCGTGGTATTAATCAGGACATGGAGGAGAAGGACCCTTTGCAATGA